A single genomic interval of Lathyrus oleraceus cultivar Zhongwan6 chromosome 7, CAAS_Psat_ZW6_1.0, whole genome shotgun sequence harbors:
- the LOC127106250 gene encoding scarecrow-like protein 3 — MMSHSSSLGSTHPWIKELKSEERGLYLIHLLLTCANHVASCNLENANASLEQISMLASPNGDTMQRIAAYFTEALADRILKTWPGLHKALNSTRMVMVSEEILVQKLFFELFPFLKVAFVLTNQAIVEAMEGEKMIHIIDLNAAEPAQWIALLQVLSSRPEGPPHLRITGVNSKKEVLDQIAHRLIEEAEKLDIPFQFNPVVSKLENLDLDKLRVKTGEALAISSILQLHTFLASNDETMKRKSPLSLKSPNGTHLQRFQPINQTTLGDLLAKDMVNKYTKSPDSTSSSSPASSNTSNSMNMENFLNALWSLSPKVMVVTEQDSNHNGATLMERLLEALYSYAALFDCLESTVSRNSLERIRVEKMLFGEEIKNIIACEGLERKERHEKLDKWFMRFDLAGFANVPLSYFGRLQARRFLQSYGCEGYRMREENGCAVVCWQDRSLFSISAWRTRK; from the coding sequence ATGATGTCACATTCATCTAGCTTAGGATCTACACATCCTTGGATTAAAGAATTGAAATCTGAAGAAAGGGGTTTGTATTTGATCCATTTGTTGCTCACTTGTGCAAACCATGTAGCTTCTTGCAATCTTGAGAATGCAAATGCTTCACTTGAGCAAATTTCCATGCTTGCTTCTCCCAACGGGGATACTATGCAGAGAATCGCAGCGTATTTTACCGAAGCACTCGCTGATAGGATACTGAAAACATGGCCTGGTCTTCACAAAGCACTTAACTCTACTAGAATGGTTATGGTTTCGGAAGAGATTCTTGTGCAGAAGCTCTTTTTCGAGCTTTTTCCTTTCTTGAAGGTGGCGTTTGTTCTTACGAACCAGGCTATCGTTGAGGCGATGGAAGGGGAGAAAATGATTCACATAATTGATCTCAATGCTGCTGAACCTGCTCAGTGGATTGCACTTCTCCAAGTTTTGAGTTCGCGTCCTGAAGGCCCTCCGCATTTGAGAATCACCGGGGTTAATTCGAAAAAAGAGGTTTTGGATCAGATAGCTCATAGACTGATTGAAGAAGCTGAAAAATTGGATATACCATTCCAATTCAATCCTGTTGTTAGCAAATTAGAAAACCTCGATTTAGACAAACTTCGTGTAAAAACCGGGGAGGCATTAGCAATTAGTTCGATTCTCCAATTACATACCTTTTTAGCCTCAAATGATGAAACCATGAAGAGAAAATCTCCTCTTTCGTTGAAATCTCCAAATGGAACTCACTTGCAAAGATTCCAGCCAATCAACCAAACTACCTTAGGCGATTTGCTTGCGAAGGATATGGTTAACAAATATACCAAAAGTCCCGACTCAACCTCGTCATCATCTCCAGCTTCTTCAAACACGTCAAATTCAATGAACATGGAGAATTTTCTCAACGCATTATGGAGTTTATCACCAAAGGTAATGGTTGTAACAGAACAAGACTCTAATCATAACGGCGCAACCCTTATGGAGAGGCTACTAGAAGCTCTATATTCTTACGCAGCATTATTCGATTGTTTGGAATCAACAGTCTCAAGAAACTCATTGGAAAGAATCAGAGTGGAGAAAATGCTTTTTGGCGAGGAAATCAAGAACATTATTGCCTGCGAAGGTTTAGAACGAAAGGAAAGGCACGAGAAGCTTGATAAGTGGTTCATGAGATTCGATTTAGCTGGTTTCGCTAACGTGCCTTTAAGTTATTTCGGTAGGTTACAAGCGAGGAGGTTTCTGCAGAGTTATGGTTGCGAAGGATATAGAATGAGGGAGGAAAACGGTTGCGCGGTAGTATGTTGGCAAGATAGGTCCTTGTTTTCGATATCGGCTTGGAGAACAAGGAAGTAA